A portion of the Campylobacter concisus ATCC 51562 genome contains these proteins:
- the hisG gene encoding ATP phosphoribosyltransferase, which yields MITVALPKGRIAEATLEIFRKIFGSSFLFEDRKLILEEGNFRFLMVRNQDIPTYVTEGAADIGIVGLDVLEEHKPNVVRLLDLKIGQCKVCIGIKNDSELDLNQPELKIATKMPNITRNYFTKQAVAVKIIKLYGSIELAPLVGLSDAIVDVVETGSTMKQNGLKIAGDIMQSSAYLIANKNSFIIKKDEILELYKKIKEEI from the coding sequence ATGATAACAGTAGCACTACCAAAGGGAAGAATAGCCGAGGCAACACTAGAAATTTTTAGAAAAATTTTTGGTTCAAGTTTTTTATTTGAAGATAGAAAACTAATCCTTGAAGAAGGAAATTTTAGGTTTTTAATGGTTCGTAACCAAGATATCCCAACTTACGTCACTGAGGGCGCAGCTGATATTGGTATTGTGGGGCTTGACGTGCTTGAAGAGCACAAGCCAAATGTTGTAAGGTTACTAGATTTAAAAATCGGACAGTGCAAAGTTTGCATTGGCATAAAAAATGACTCTGAGCTAGATCTAAACCAGCCAGAGCTAAAAATAGCAACAAAAATGCCAAATATAACAAGAAATTATTTTACAAAACAAGCTGTAGCTGTAAAGATCATCAAGCTTTATGGCTCGATCGAACTTGCACCATTGGTTGGGTTAAGCGATGCAATAGTTGATGTAGTCGAGACCGGCTCAACCATGAAACAAAATGGGCTAAAGATCGCTGGTGATATCATGCAAAGCTCAGCTTATCTAATAGCAAATAAAAATAGCTTTATCATTAAAAAAGATGAGATTTTAGAACTTTACAAAAAAATCAAAGAAGAAATTTAA
- a CDS encoding ABC transporter ATP-binding protein: MEILRASNLGFAYDYTLFNNINLTLNQKQSIAITGVSGCGKSTLLHILSTLLKPNFGEVIYQDRSIYELSQNELLAIRRLHFGIIFQSHYLFKGFSAYENIELASILSGENIEKNDLEALKISSAINQKVGELSGGQQQRVSIARVLTKKPKIIFADEPTGNLDKQTANEVMQVLFDYINENNAALVLVTHDNDLAAKCDSSYKLENKELVQIS; encoded by the coding sequence ATGGAAATTTTAAGAGCGTCTAATCTAGGCTTTGCGTATGATTATACGCTCTTTAATAATATAAATTTAACTCTCAATCAAAAACAAAGCATTGCGATAACCGGCGTTAGTGGTTGTGGCAAATCAACGCTCTTACACATACTTTCAACACTTTTAAAACCAAATTTTGGCGAGGTCATCTATCAAGATAGATCGATCTATGAGCTTTCTCAAAACGAGCTTTTGGCCATTAGAAGGCTTCATTTTGGCATTATTTTCCAGTCACACTATCTTTTTAAAGGATTTAGTGCTTATGAAAATATCGAGCTTGCAAGCATCTTATCTGGCGAAAATATAGAAAAAAATGATCTTGAAGCGCTTAAAATTTCAAGTGCGATAAATCAAAAAGTTGGCGAGCTAAGCGGCGGCCAGCAGCAGCGTGTGAGTATCGCTAGAGTGCTTACTAAAAAGCCAAAGATCATCTTTGCAGACGAGCCAACGGGCAACCTTGATAAGCAGACGGCAAATGAAGTGATGCAAGTTTTATTTGACTATATAAATGAAAACAATGCCGCCCTTGTTCTAGTCACTCACGACAACGATTTAGCAGCAAAATGCGATAGCTCCTACAAGCTTGAGAACAAAGAGCTTGTGCAAATTTCTTAA
- the tsf gene encoding translation elongation factor Ts gives MEITAQMVKELRESTGAGMMDCKKALGEANGDMEKAVDILREKGLGQAAKKADRLASEGLVSVEVCSKCKKATISEINSETDFVARNPQFQALAKDATAHIQSSGIKTVEELNASTLNGVKFEDYFKTQIATIGENLVVRRFETISADDKGVVNGYVHSNGRVGVLIGVACESAEVANKAADFIRNLCMHAAAMKPSVISYKDLDKEFVEKEFIALRAELEKDNEELKRLGKPLHHIPKYASRCQIGDAELAKATKEIEEELKAEGKPEKIWDKIIPGKIERFYADNTVLDQRLTLLGQFYVMDDKKTIEQVIEEKSKELGGKIEIVKYVRFELGEGLEKKVDDFAAEVAAQIG, from the coding sequence ATGGAAATAACTGCACAAATGGTAAAAGAGCTCCGTGAATCAACCGGAGCTGGTATGATGGACTGCAAAAAGGCACTTGGCGAAGCAAATGGCGATATGGAAAAAGCCGTTGATATCCTTCGTGAAAAGGGTCTTGGTCAAGCTGCTAAAAAGGCTGATCGTCTTGCAAGCGAGGGCTTAGTAAGTGTTGAAGTTTGTTCAAAATGCAAAAAAGCAACTATCAGCGAGATCAACTCTGAGACTGACTTTGTTGCTAGAAATCCACAGTTTCAAGCACTTGCAAAAGACGCAACTGCTCACATCCAATCAAGTGGCATAAAAACAGTTGAAGAGCTAAATGCGAGCACTTTAAATGGTGTTAAATTTGAAGATTATTTCAAAACTCAGATCGCAACTATCGGTGAAAACCTTGTAGTTCGTCGCTTTGAGACTATTAGCGCTGATGATAAGGGCGTGGTAAATGGCTACGTTCACTCAAATGGGCGTGTTGGCGTACTTATCGGTGTAGCTTGCGAAAGCGCTGAAGTTGCAAACAAAGCAGCTGATTTTATAAGAAATTTATGTATGCACGCAGCCGCTATGAAGCCAAGCGTTATAAGCTACAAAGACCTTGATAAAGAGTTTGTTGAGAAAGAATTTATAGCACTTCGCGCTGAACTTGAAAAAGACAATGAAGAGCTAAAACGCCTAGGCAAGCCACTTCATCACATTCCTAAGTATGCTAGTCGCTGCCAAATAGGCGACGCAGAGCTTGCAAAAGCTACAAAAGAGATCGAAGAAGAGCTAAAAGCTGAGGGCAAACCTGAGAAAATTTGGGACAAGATTATCCCTGGCAAGATCGAGAGATTTTATGCTGACAACACAGTGCTTGACCAACGTCTTACACTTTTAGGTCAGTTTTATGTAATGGACGATAAAAAGACTATCGAACAAGTTATCGAAGAGAAGAGCAAAGAGCTTGGCGGCAAGATCGAGATCGTAAAATACGTTCGTTTTGAACTTGGCGAAGGCTTAGAGAAAAAAGTAGATGACTTTGCTGCAGAAGTTGCTGCTCAAATAGGCTAA
- the rpsB gene encoding 30S ribosomal protein S2, with protein MVTMRDLLECGVHFGHQTRRWNPKMKKFIFGERKGIYIIDLQKTIRYFRYTYNIVRDAAAEGKSVLFVGTKKQAIDAIKEYAEKCGMPYVNHRWLGGMMTNFGTIRQSIRKLEVIETMEEDGSINLLTKKEALMLRRKKEKLIATLGGIRNMKSLPDMIFVVDTVKEKIAVQEANRLKIPVVAPIDTNCDPDVVDYPIPGNDDAIRSVQLFCQEMAEAINEGKSLLEQDGSEQAAGEEVSQDEKDAVVAEAMSEEDFGEDEE; from the coding sequence ATGGTAACTATGAGAGATTTATTAGAGTGTGGCGTACATTTTGGTCACCAAACACGCCGCTGGAACCCAAAGATGAAAAAATTTATCTTTGGCGAGAGAAAAGGTATCTATATTATAGATCTACAAAAGACTATCCGCTACTTCCGTTACACTTACAACATCGTTCGTGACGCAGCTGCTGAAGGCAAGTCAGTGCTATTTGTTGGCACTAAAAAGCAAGCTATCGACGCTATCAAAGAGTACGCTGAAAAATGTGGAATGCCTTATGTAAATCACCGCTGGCTAGGTGGTATGATGACAAATTTTGGCACTATCCGCCAGTCTATCCGCAAACTAGAAGTTATCGAGACTATGGAAGAAGATGGTTCGATAAATTTACTAACTAAAAAAGAGGCTTTAATGCTTCGCCGCAAAAAAGAGAAACTTATCGCAACTCTTGGCGGTATCCGCAATATGAAAAGCCTACCTGATATGATATTTGTTGTTGACACAGTTAAAGAAAAGATCGCTGTTCAAGAGGCAAATCGTTTAAAAATCCCAGTTGTAGCACCTATTGATACAAACTGCGATCCTGACGTTGTTGACTATCCGATCCCAGGAAATGACGATGCTATCCGCTCTGTTCAGCTTTTCTGCCAAGAGATGGCTGAAGCGATCAACGAAGGCAAATCACTTCTTGAGCAAGATGGTAGCGAGCAAGCTGCTGGCGAAGAAGTAAGCCAAGATGAGAAAGATGCAGTTGTAGCTGAGGCTATGAGTGAAGAAGACTTTGGTGAGGACGAAGAGTAA
- a CDS encoding acetyltransferase, which translates to MPYENFKSKNPLVLKITTNARKFGVETLQNEEFVSILLNVKKLEISSEQRQAMAEIFAKLIKIEEDSQLSK; encoded by the coding sequence ATGCCTTACGAAAACTTTAAATCAAAAAATCCTCTTGTGCTAAAAATTACTACAAACGCAAGAAAATTTGGCGTAGAAACACTACAAAACGAGGAGTTTGTAAGCATTCTTTTAAATGTTAAGAAGCTTGAAATTTCATCCGAACAAAGGCAAGCAATGGCAGAAATTTTTGCTAAATTAATAAAAATCGAAGAAGACTCACAATTAAGTAAATAA
- a CDS encoding DUF4198 domain-containing protein — translation MKIGKISTAIMLTGAFCMVQAHMFWVDGANDEKLGKFIANMGYSDDFPKLEPIMSERVHLFAPITVISKDGNKKELKQSGENYRYEGERLDKGTYILLAQQNPMYSLKKRSDGKWLIDKTKLDLKDLSDIQICRLMTITSKRVLNLGEINDFVTKPIGVKIEIVPLQNPAEFRVDKPFKLQVFADGKPLERAKLTGTFAGFLDHKHAFYGMTDEQGITEVLALRPGFWVFEVIYERPYPDAAKCDKETLKTTLSFEIKE, via the coding sequence ATGAAAATAGGTAAAATTTCGACCGCCATTATGTTAACGGGAGCCTTTTGTATGGTGCAAGCACATATGTTTTGGGTAGATGGAGCTAATGATGAAAAGCTAGGAAAATTTATCGCAAATATGGGTTATAGCGATGATTTTCCAAAGCTAGAGCCTATTATGTCCGAACGCGTCCATCTTTTTGCGCCAATTACTGTAATAAGCAAAGATGGTAACAAAAAGGAGCTTAAGCAAAGTGGCGAGAACTACCGCTACGAGGGCGAAAGATTAGACAAAGGTACATATATCTTACTAGCACAGCAAAATCCTATGTATTCACTTAAAAAACGTAGTGATGGCAAGTGGCTAATAGACAAAACAAAGCTTGATCTAAAGGATCTAAGCGATATACAGATTTGCCGGCTGATGACGATAACGTCTAAGAGAGTCTTAAATTTAGGTGAAATAAACGACTTCGTAACTAAACCTATTGGAGTTAAAATCGAGATCGTACCGCTACAAAACCCAGCGGAATTTAGAGTAGATAAGCCTTTTAAATTACAGGTTTTTGCTGATGGAAAGCCGCTAGAGCGAGCTAAGCTAACTGGTACTTTTGCTGGATTTTTAGACCATAAGCACGCATTTTACGGTATGACTGATGAACAAGGCATCACTGAAGTGTTAGCTCTAAGACCAGGATTTTGGGTATTTGAAGTGATTTATGAAAGACCTTATCCAGATGCTGCGAAGTGTGATAAAGAGACGTTAAAAACGACGCTTAGTTTTGAGATAAAAGAATAA
- a CDS encoding polyphenol oxidase family protein, with translation MRENLEIVFDKNGVLAGFTNRFGGVSEGIFESLNLADHVGDDPLKVAQNREILATALGIMPINLKFMSQIHSNRVEILQDFNDDLPPCDGVITSLKGVALCVLVADCAPVLIIDEHLGVVAAVHAGRAGVTSKICTNAVGLMMSEFGCRASNLRVFIGANIKVQNYEIGKLDLGEFNRYKKDGKFDINAALLDEFAKLGVEQISLDPRCTFERDELFSYRKQSRTGRFCGFVMNRATSINTKK, from the coding sequence ATGCGTGAAAATTTAGAGATCGTCTTTGATAAAAATGGCGTATTAGCTGGCTTTACAAATAGATTTGGCGGTGTGAGTGAGGGCATTTTTGAGAGCTTAAATTTAGCAGATCATGTTGGCGATGATCCGCTAAAGGTTGCACAAAATCGTGAAATTTTAGCAACGGCGCTTGGCATTATGCCTATTAATTTAAAATTTATGAGCCAAATCCACTCAAATCGAGTGGAAATTCTGCAAGATTTTAACGATGATCTACCTCCGTGTGATGGTGTGATAACATCATTAAAAGGCGTGGCGCTTTGCGTCTTAGTCGCTGACTGCGCGCCTGTTTTGATAATAGATGAACATCTTGGCGTAGTCGCAGCTGTGCATGCGGGACGCGCAGGTGTTACTAGTAAAATTTGCACAAATGCGGTAGGACTGATGATGAGCGAGTTTGGCTGCCGCGCTAGTAATTTACGCGTATTTATAGGCGCAAATATCAAAGTACAAAACTACGAAATAGGTAAGCTGGATCTTGGTGAATTTAACCGATATAAAAAAGATGGAAAATTTGATATAAACGCAGCTTTATTAGACGAATTTGCTAAGCTCGGAGTAGAGCAAATATCGCTAGATCCTCGTTGTACTTTTGAGAGAGATGAATTATTCTCATACCGCAAACAGAGTAGGACTGGGCGTTTTTGCGGATTTGTGATGAATAGAGCTACATCGATAAATACTAAAAAATAA
- the ribE gene encoding riboflavin synthase, protein MFNGLIREIAQVVSYSQNILRLKANFRPNLGDSIAVNGACLSVIKLHEDSFSVELSAESRANIAVENLKERVHIEPAMKLGDRVDGHFMQGHIDFIGKISNIKKNENGVDFYIDLPREAMALMANKGSVGVEGVSLTINEILPNGIRLTIIPITFRDSLFGTFKVGRRVNIESDLLARYVARQLFCKQDSGLSWDDVERISSLY, encoded by the coding sequence ATGTTTAATGGCTTGATTCGTGAGATCGCACAGGTTGTTAGTTATTCACAAAATATTTTAAGGCTAAAGGCAAATTTTCGTCCAAATTTAGGCGATAGCATTGCTGTAAATGGTGCTTGCCTGAGCGTAATAAAACTACATGAAGATAGCTTTAGTGTGGAGCTAAGCGCAGAGAGTAGGGCAAATATCGCGGTTGAAAATTTAAAAGAAAGAGTGCATATTGAGCCAGCGATGAAGCTAGGAGACCGAGTAGATGGGCATTTTATGCAAGGACATATCGATTTTATCGGTAAAATTTCAAATATCAAAAAGAATGAGAATGGGGTTGATTTTTACATCGACCTGCCACGTGAGGCGATGGCTCTGATGGCAAATAAAGGCTCAGTGGGTGTTGAGGGCGTGAGTCTAACCATAAATGAAATTTTGCCAAATGGTATAAGGCTAACCATCATACCAATCACATTCAGAGATAGTCTTTTTGGCACTTTCAAGGTCGGCAGGCGCGTAAATATAGAAAGTGATCTTTTGGCTCGATACGTAGCTAGGCAGCTTTTTTGCAAACAAGATAGTGGCCTTAGCTGGGACGATGTTGAGCGAATTTCTAGCCTTTACTAG
- a CDS encoding YwqG family protein, which translates to MDIAKISKGCKERGLDELFKLLSPLARNAIRIDVQAKNDDDIAVGASKFGGSPDLPDGLSWPSNENGALSFVAQINFAEASKFDIDSLLPKSGMLYLFYDRNLRVWGYDPADKNGFAVIFSDVNNGLLSRRRAESLEGENSTFNARLLSFENEINLPNLQSSIVPFSKISEAEWEAYHEVIEPSWQAKENKLLGHSDNVQDGMELECELVANELSCGDGSAYHHPRIAEFEKNSAQWQLLLQIDSDDEGDMDWDGEGRVYLWIKRDDLAARDFSKTWLVLQTS; encoded by the coding sequence ATGGATATTGCAAAAATTTCTAAAGGTTGTAAAGAACGTGGGCTGGATGAACTTTTTAAACTTTTATCGCCACTAGCAAGAAATGCCATAAGGATAGATGTGCAAGCTAAAAATGACGATGATATCGCTGTTGGAGCGTCTAAATTTGGCGGCTCGCCAGATCTGCCAGATGGTTTATCATGGCCTTCAAATGAAAATGGCGCTTTAAGTTTTGTGGCACAGATAAATTTTGCTGAAGCTAGCAAATTTGACATTGACTCACTACTGCCAAAAAGCGGAATGCTCTATCTCTTTTATGATAGAAATTTGCGTGTTTGGGGCTATGATCCTGCCGATAAAAACGGCTTTGCAGTAATCTTTTCTGATGTAAATAATGGACTGCTTTCTCGTAGGAGAGCGGAGAGCTTAGAGGGAGAAAATTCTACATTTAACGCGCGCTTGCTTAGCTTTGAAAATGAGATAAATTTGCCAAATTTACAAAGCTCGATTGTGCCATTTAGTAAAATTAGTGAGGCTGAGTGGGAGGCCTATCATGAGGTTATTGAGCCAAGCTGGCAGGCTAAAGAAAATAAGCTCCTTGGGCACTCTGATAATGTCCAAGATGGCATGGAGCTAGAGTGTGAGCTGGTTGCAAATGAACTTAGCTGTGGTGATGGTAGCGCTTATCACCACCCAAGAATAGCGGAATTTGAGAAAAATTCTGCCCAGTGGCAACTGCTTTTACAGATAGATAGTGATGATGAGGGCGACATGGACTGGGACGGAGAGGGCAGAGTTTATCTGTGGATAAAGAGGGACGACCTAGCGGCGCGCGACTTTAGCAAGACGTGGCTAGTTTTGCAGACAAGCTAA
- a CDS encoding CbrC family protein translates to MNKFQEKYITLSKEYYKNNGNTSSIEALYQFKEELENCDDICAKYVLVDVYQLLSMRKSAYDLLLKIHDKNDKKQLKTLGYLVQFIDENDKWALPRPKSRGQILAQEDKASTLPKFIYYPNPLKTGAFKDDISILCECCGKDTEVYYSGSIYCEQDISYLCPTCISSGKAAKKFDATFVQDADKLTTSDAKKDDELFRRTPGYESWQGEHWIVCCDDYCEFLGDVGTRELEEMGIADEVFEDYAKRAEYDDKMLREHLVKAGDIAGYLFRCLHCKKYHIYVDAC, encoded by the coding sequence ATGAATAAATTTCAAGAAAAATATATCACTCTTTCAAAAGAATATTATAAAAATAATGGCAATACTTCTAGTATTGAGGCACTCTATCAGTTTAAAGAAGAGTTGGAAAATTGTGATGATATTTGCGCAAAGTATGTTTTAGTCGATGTTTATCAGCTTTTATCTATGAGAAAGAGTGCTTACGACTTACTTTTAAAGATACATGACAAAAATGATAAAAAGCAGCTAAAGACACTTGGCTATCTAGTGCAATTCATTGACGAAAATGATAAATGGGCGCTGCCTCGCCCAAAAAGTAGAGGTCAAATTTTGGCTCAAGAAGATAAAGCCTCCACACTACCAAAATTTATCTACTATCCTAACCCTTTAAAAACTGGCGCATTTAAAGATGATATTAGTATCTTGTGTGAGTGTTGTGGCAAAGATACTGAAGTTTATTATAGCGGTAGCATTTATTGCGAGCAGGATATTTCGTATCTTTGTCCTACTTGTATTTCTAGTGGTAAGGCTGCTAAGAAATTTGACGCAACATTTGTGCAAGATGCTGACAAACTAACTACAAGTGATGCTAAAAAGGACGACGAACTTTTTAGAAGAACCCCGGGCTACGAGAGCTGGCAGGGCGAGCATTGGATAGTTTGTTGTGATGATTATTGCGAATTTTTAGGTGACGTTGGTACAAGAGAGCTTGAAGAAATGGGTATAGCAGACGAGGTTTTTGAGGATTACGCAAAAAGAGCCGAATACGACGATAAAATGCTACGTGAACATCTTGTTAAAGCTGGCGATATTGCCGGATATTTGTTTCGTTGTCTGCATTGTAAGAAGTATCATATATACGTTGATGCTTGTTAA
- the accA gene encoding acetyl-CoA carboxylase carboxyl transferase subunit alpha, whose product MSNYLDFEKSIKQIDEDIANAKIRGDEHAVEILNKNLSKEISKIYKNLNEYQRLQLARHPDRPYSIDYINAFLIDGYEIHGDRAFRDDPAIVCYIGYIGGKKTVVIGEQKGRGTKNKLRRNFGMPHPEGYRKALRVAKMAEKFNLPILFLIDTPGAYPGVGAEERGQSEAIARNLFEFANLKTPIIAVVIGEGGSGGALAIGVADRLAMMKNSVFSVISPEGCAAILWNDPAKQEQATKSMKITADDLKSLSLIDAVIDEPINGAHRDKEGAAKALANYFISELAELEKLDINDLVAKRIEKILSIGAFEE is encoded by the coding sequence ATGTCAAATTATTTAGATTTTGAAAAAAGCATAAAGCAAATTGATGAAGATATAGCAAATGCTAAGATCAGAGGCGATGAACATGCTGTTGAAATTTTAAATAAGAATTTATCTAAAGAGATATCAAAAATATATAAAAATTTAAACGAATATCAACGTTTGCAACTTGCTCGTCATCCAGATAGACCATATTCTATTGATTATATTAATGCGTTTTTGATTGATGGATATGAGATTCATGGAGATAGAGCATTTAGAGATGATCCAGCGATAGTTTGCTACATCGGCTATATCGGAGGCAAAAAGACTGTTGTTATAGGCGAGCAAAAAGGTCGTGGCACTAAAAACAAATTAAGAAGAAATTTTGGTATGCCTCACCCTGAGGGTTATCGCAAGGCTCTTAGAGTTGCAAAAATGGCTGAAAAATTTAATCTACCTATTTTATTTCTCATAGACACTCCAGGAGCATATCCAGGCGTTGGAGCTGAAGAGCGAGGACAAAGTGAAGCCATAGCTAGAAATTTATTCGAGTTTGCAAATTTAAAAACTCCAATAATTGCTGTTGTTATCGGCGAAGGTGGAAGTGGTGGCGCTTTAGCCATAGGCGTGGCTGATAGACTTGCTATGATGAAAAATTCTGTGTTTTCAGTTATTTCGCCAGAAGGTTGTGCAGCAATACTTTGGAATGACCCAGCTAAACAAGAACAAGCTACAAAATCTATGAAAATAACAGCTGATGATTTAAAAAGTTTATCGCTGATTGATGCCGTTATAGATGAGCCGATAAATGGAGCCCATAGAGACAAAGAAGGTGCTGCAAAAGCACTTGCAAATTATTTTATCTCAGAGCTAGCTGAGCTTGAAAAGCTTGATATAAATGATCTTGTAGCAAAAAGAATAGAAAAAATTCTCTCTATCGGAGCATTTGAAGAATAA
- a CDS encoding beta-ketoacyl-ACP synthase II — protein MKRVVVTGIGMINALGLDKESSFKAICEGKTGVKEITSFDVSDFPVKIAAEITDFDPNSILDGKEVKKVDRFIQLGIKASNEAMADANFKEFDAHKFGVSSAAGIGGLPNIEKNSITYFEKGVKRISPFFIPSALVNMLGGIVSINHGLKGPNLSSVTACAASTHAISQAAKCIMIGQATNMLVIGAESTICGVGIGGFAAMKALSTRNDEPSKASRPFDVNRDGFVMGEGAGALVLEEYESAIARGAKIYAEVVGFGESGDAHHITSPTLEGPLSAMKQALDMAKGVKIDYVNAHGTSTPVNDKNETAALKAVFGDKCPPVSSTKGQTGHCLGGAGAIEAVISIMAMRDGIIPPTINYETPDPECDLDYVPNKARKADIKAVMSNSFGFGGTNGVVIFKKLD, from the coding sequence TTGAAACGAGTCGTTGTAACTGGTATAGGCATGATAAACGCACTTGGCCTTGACAAAGAGAGTTCTTTTAAGGCTATTTGCGAGGGTAAAACAGGTGTGAAAGAGATCACGAGCTTTGATGTAAGTGACTTTCCTGTTAAAATTGCTGCCGAGATAACTGATTTTGATCCAAATAGCATTTTAGACGGCAAAGAGGTGAAAAAAGTAGATCGTTTCATACAGCTTGGCATAAAAGCATCTAATGAAGCTATGGCTGATGCGAATTTTAAAGAGTTTGATGCTCATAAATTTGGCGTTAGCTCGGCAGCTGGCATAGGTGGTTTGCCAAATATTGAGAAAAACTCAATTACATACTTTGAAAAAGGCGTAAAGAGAATTTCGCCATTTTTTATTCCATCGGCACTTGTAAATATGCTAGGTGGCATAGTTTCTATAAATCACGGGCTTAAGGGTCCAAATTTATCTAGTGTAACGGCATGTGCAGCAAGCACTCATGCGATATCACAAGCTGCAAAATGCATTATGATTGGTCAAGCTACAAATATGCTAGTTATCGGCGCTGAGTCTACTATTTGTGGTGTAGGTATAGGTGGTTTTGCAGCAATGAAAGCTCTCTCAACTAGAAATGATGAGCCAAGTAAGGCATCAAGGCCATTTGATGTAAATCGTGATGGTTTTGTAATGGGTGAAGGAGCCGGTGCGCTTGTACTTGAAGAGTATGAGTCAGCTATTGCAAGAGGTGCTAAAATTTATGCTGAAGTAGTTGGATTTGGCGAGAGTGGAGATGCTCATCATATCACGTCACCAACACTTGAAGGTCCATTAAGTGCGATGAAACAAGCACTTGATATGGCAAAAGGTGTAAAGATAGATTATGTCAATGCACATGGTACTTCAACACCTGTAAATGACAAGAATGAAACTGCGGCGTTAAAAGCAGTTTTTGGTGACAAATGTCCACCAGTTAGCTCAACAAAAGGTCAAACTGGACACTGCCTAGGTGGTGCTGGTGCGATCGAGGCTGTTATATCTATAATGGCAATGAGAGACGGCATTATCCCTCCAACAATAAACTACGAAACTCCTGATCCAGAGTGTGATCTAGACTATGTTCCAAATAAAGCTAGAAAAGCTGATATAAAGGCTGTTATGAGCAATTCGTTTGGCTTTGGCGGCACGAATGGCGTCGTGATATTTAAAAAGTTGGATTAA
- the acpP gene encoding acyl carrier protein, with protein MAVFEDVRDVVVEQLSVDPQAVKLESKIIEDLGADSLDVVELVMALEEKFEVEIPDSEAEKLISIQDVVNYIEKLGK; from the coding sequence ATGGCAGTATTTGAAGACGTAAGAGACGTAGTTGTAGAGCAACTAAGCGTAGATCCACAAGCAGTAAAATTAGAGTCTAAAATCATTGAGGATTTAGGCGCTGATTCACTTGACGTTGTAGAGCTAGTTATGGCTTTAGAAGAGAAATTTGAAGTAGAAATTCCTGATAGCGAAGCAGAGAAATTAATAAGCATTCAAGACGTTGTAAATTATATAGAAAAACTAGGCAAATAA